The DNA region CCGGTGAGGTATCGCCCTGATGCTCATAGACATTGCCATGTCGAAACGGGTTGCTGCGGCCAAATCCCTGCTGGAATTGGGCCTGGGTCACGATGCGCGCCATAAAACGCTGTAAGAGCAGGCGGCGCAGGGGAACAATCAGGATTAACAGCGCCAGCAGGTCCGACAGGAAGCCGGGTACTATCAGCAGGATAGCGGCAAAGCTGTTAAACAGGCCATCGACCAGTGCCTGTCCCGGCTGCCCGCCATGGCGCATGTCTTCGGCGGCCCGCATCATGCTCGCCGACCCCTGGATACGCAGCAGGTTAATGCCGAGTACAACCGCCAGAATCAGCCAGATTACCGTTGGCCAGGCGCCAATCAGGTTGGCAACACTGATCGAGAGCGCTATCTCGAAAATCAGGAACAGGGGAATCAGGAGCAATCGCATGGGAGGCCTCACAGGGATCAAGAGCCCGGCAGTTTACCACTTGTAACTTACACCTACCGACATACGGGTATCCGAGCGCGCCTTGGTCGGTTGAGGCTCATTATCGATCCAATAGTCAACCTTCAGCTCCGAATACACATTGCTCAGGATCATGGTGCTCAACCCCGAGCTGGTTTTAAGCAGCCAATCACTGTTTTCCTCCAGCGAATAAAGCAGTTCGTTATTGTGGAAGAAAGCAATGCCACCAGGAAATTCATAGCGAAAATCCGTCGCAGCACGCAAGGCAGCATAGGACGCACTCTCGTCGGTTAATTGTTCAGGGTCCTCAGGGATCTCATAACGCTGGTCGATATAGGCCAAACCCAGCTGCTGGGATAAGGCGGTCTTGCTGGTCTCCCAGAACTGGTACCCCGTACCCGAACCGAATATCGTCTGCCTGGCCAGGCCGCGCTGCTCGTCAGCCCCCAGGGTCAGGCTGTTATACCAGAACCAGCGCGCGCGAAAGAACCAGTCGAGGGAGTAGAGACTGCTCCAGCGCACCCTGGGGTCGGCATGGTTCCAGGAGGCTTTGGCATATTCACCGGCCAGTACATGGCGGAATTCGTCTTTACGCAACCGGGTCTCACCCTGCAGATTCCATTCATTGCGCACTTCATTACCACTGGAATAAGCACCCCAGAGGTTGAGTTTGCCGGTGTTGCGCATCACCCCGCGCACATAATCGTCATAGGGCAGCAGGGTTTTAAGGCTGAGCACGGGGACGCTGCGGGTTTTGGAGCGGGCACCACAGTAGTAAACCAACTGCTCCTCGTGGATGCCGTCGATAATACAGGCTATTTTATTGCCGGCAATTTTGTGGGGTTTATCGCTGTTGAGTTGTTTGATCCGGTTTTTGTTGATGCGCAGCTCACCGAAATTGTCGGACTGCCAGACCAGGTTTTCGCCTTCGATACGCAGGGCCTCACCCTGGATACGATCACCATTGGTGAGTTCAATCACGCCGGCCTGTGCCGCCGGACTGGATATGCCAATGCCCCACAGGATCAACATGACTGCGGGGAAAGAGGCGAGAGCGGAAAAGAGTCGTATCACAGATTGACTTATAACAGCTGGAGATTCCTGCATTAAACAGACCTGTACAGGGGAGCAGCAAACCAAAAAATGTTAATTTAGGTTAGCTTTCTTTACGCAATTCTACACGCCACCCAAACCCGGCTACGACGATATAGCAGTATTTCCTTATGAAACAACCCAACCAACAGCATCTGCAAGCCATTTTTCTCGCCCTGGCCTCGGTTCCTGCCGGCAAGGTGGTCACCTATGGCCAGCTGGCGGCCATGGCGGGTTTACCGCGCGCCGCGCGCCTGGCCGGTCGCGCCCTGCGCGACTTACCCACAGGAACCAGCCTGCCCTGGCACCGGGTCATCAATGCCCAGGGGCGCATTTCCCTGCCGGAAGGTTCTGAGGGGCAACATCGCCAACAAACCCTGCTGGAAGCGGAAGGTGTGGTTTTCGTGAAGGGAAAAATTAATTTGCGCCGCTTTGGCTGGCTGGCGCAGGACGACGCCTGAACACCCGGCTAATCACCAATAGCAGGATCAGGCTGGGTATCACCATCAGGGAGGTGATGACAAAGAACATCACCCAATTGCCGCCTAGCAGATCCACCAGCTCACCGCTAAAGGATGACAAGGTAGTACGGCCCAGATTGCCAAGCGAGGACAGGAGTGCATATTGTGCGGCGGAAAAAGCGCGCCCGGTCAGCCAACTCAGGAAGGCCACAAAGGCCACTGAGGAAAATGCCGTGGTGAAGTTGTCCACCAGGATAGCGGCGAGGAACAGCGGCTCGCTGGGGCCAGCCACAGCAATCCAGGCAAACATCAGGTTGCTGGCGGCCATGGCACTGCCGCCGATCAACAGACCGCGCACCAGCCCAAAACGCACATTGATAACGCTGCCAATCAGGGTAAACACACAGGTAGCCAACCAGCCAACCAGCTTCGAGTAATCCGCAATCTGCTCATTGCTGTATCCCACTTCGCGGTAGAACTGGATCGACATGCGGCCGAGGAAGGCCTCCCCCAGTTTGAATAAGAAAACAAAGGCGAGGATCATCAGCGCCAATTGCAAGCCGTTGCGACGCACAAATTCGGCAAAGGGCTCAATCACAGTCACACTGAAGCGCACCAGAAAACGCTGCCACAAGGTCTGGCTTAATCCCAGG from Cellvibrio japonicus Ueda107 includes:
- a CDS encoding DUF481 domain-containing protein — its product is MQESPAVISQSVIRLFSALASFPAVMLILWGIGISSPAAQAGVIELTNGDRIQGEALRIEGENLVWQSDNFGELRINKNRIKQLNSDKPHKIAGNKIACIIDGIHEEQLVYYCGARSKTRSVPVLSLKTLLPYDDYVRGVMRNTGKLNLWGAYSSGNEVRNEWNLQGETRLRKDEFRHVLAGEYAKASWNHADPRVRWSSLYSLDWFFRARWFWYNSLTLGADEQRGLARQTIFGSGTGYQFWETSKTALSQQLGLAYIDQRYEIPEDPEQLTDESASYAALRAATDFRYEFPGGIAFFHNNELLYSLEENSDWLLKTSSGLSTMILSNVYSELKVDYWIDNEPQPTKARSDTRMSVGVSYKW
- a CDS encoding FxsA family protein, with the translated sequence MRLLLIPLFLIFEIALSISVANLIGAWPTVIWLILAVVLGINLLRIQGSASMMRAAEDMRHGGQPGQALVDGLFNSFAAILLIVPGFLSDLLALLILIVPLRRLLLQRFMARIVTQAQFQQGFGRSNPFRHGNVYEHQGDTSPAEKPADAPRIDDNRASRTPPKP
- a CDS encoding MGMT family protein, which gives rise to MKQPNQQHLQAIFLALASVPAGKVVTYGQLAAMAGLPRAARLAGRALRDLPTGTSLPWHRVINAQGRISLPEGSEGQHRQQTLLEAEGVVFVKGKINLRRFGWLAQDDA